A region from the Candidatus Methylomirabilota bacterium genome encodes:
- a CDS encoding transporter substrate-binding domain-containing protein has product MTTTPSAAVKSELTPTGKLRVGLNHGNFLLVTPGSSASDPKGVAPDIARELARRLGVPIEFSKFDTAGKLGDAVRDGVWDVAFLGAEPQRAAEIAFTAAYLEIPATYLVPAGSTIQSVAEVDREGVRIAVADKSAYELWLSRNIKHAKLMKTQGIDGSFDLFVKEKLEALSGLRPRLLSDVKKLPGARILDGVFTAVQQAVGTAKKNTAAAAFLAGFVEDVKASGFVAEAITRNKSEGVNVAPPAR; this is encoded by the coding sequence ATGACGACCACACCCTCCGCCGCCGTCAAGTCCGAGCTGACGCCGACCGGGAAGCTCCGGGTCGGCCTGAACCACGGTAACTTCCTCCTCGTCACCCCCGGCTCCTCCGCGAGCGATCCGAAGGGCGTCGCGCCCGATATTGCGCGCGAGCTCGCCAGGCGCCTCGGCGTGCCGATCGAGTTCTCGAAGTTCGACACCGCGGGCAAGCTGGGCGACGCCGTGCGCGACGGCGTGTGGGACGTGGCCTTCCTCGGCGCCGAGCCGCAGCGCGCCGCGGAGATCGCGTTCACCGCCGCCTATCTGGAGATTCCCGCGACCTACTTGGTACCCGCAGGATCAACCATTCAATCAGTTGCCGAGGTGGACCGCGAGGGCGTGCGCATCGCGGTCGCCGACAAGAGCGCTTACGAGCTCTGGCTCTCGCGCAACATCAAGCACGCCAAGCTCATGAAGACGCAGGGCATCGACGGGTCGTTCGACCTCTTCGTGAAGGAGAAGCTCGAGGCGCTCTCCGGGCTCCGGCCGCGCCTCCTGTCGGATGTGAAGAAGCTGCCCGGCGCGCGGATCCTCGACGGCGTGTTCACCGCCGTGCAGCAGGCCGTCGGCACCGCGAAGAAGAACACCGCCGCCGCGGCTTTCCTCGCCGGCTTCGTCGAGGACGTGAAGGCCTCGGGCTTCGTGGCGGAGGCCATCACGCGCAACAAGTCCGAGGGCGTGAACGTCGCGCCCCCGGCCCGCTGA